Proteins from one Triticum aestivum cultivar Chinese Spring chromosome 7A, IWGSC CS RefSeq v2.1, whole genome shotgun sequence genomic window:
- the LOC123152276 gene encoding jasmonate-induced oxygenase 4-like, which produces MENCCVQKLACALRTPDVPTRYVVRGHQDQQLATTAVAPVPVINLRLLSKQDGGAADEAAKLRSAIDSWGLFLISNHGVDAAVMDGMMAACREFFRQPLEEKQRQSNLIGDDQYEGYGNYEGYGNDQVSSPDQTLDWTDRLYLKVEPEGERRIALWPAHPESFRDVLHEFTKKCGAVKDNLLRAMAKLLELDDNDYFVDQLVEKPFTNARCSYYPVCPRPELVFGLTPHSDGTVVAVLMVDDSVGGLQVLRDGVWWDVPMVPHTLLMIMGDQMEIMSNGIFKSPVHRVMTNAKKERISVVLDYSIDPEKEIEPSAQLVNEKRPALYRKVKVKDYIVAHYTHFSQGKEVVLGKLKI; this is translated from the exons ATGGAGAACTGCTGTGTGCAAAAGCTGGCCTGCGCCCTCCGGACGCCCGACGTGCCCACCCGGTACGTCGTGCGCGGGCACCAGGACCAGCAGCTCGCCACGACGGCCGTAGCGCCGGTCCCTGTTATCAACCTCCGCCTCCTTTCCAAGCAGGACGGCGGCGCTGCCGATGAGGCGGCGAAGCTCCGGTCAGCTATCGATTCCTGGGGCCTCTTCCTG ATCAGTAACCACGGCGTAGACGCGGCCGTGATGGACGGCATGATGGCCGCATGCAGGGAGTTTTTCCGGCAGCCGCTTGAAGAGAAGCAGAGGCAAAGCAACCTGATCGGAGATGATCAGTACGAGGGGTACGGGAACTACGAGGGGTATGGGAACGACCAGGTGTCCTCGCCGGACCAGACCCTGGACTGGACTGACCGTCTCTACCTCAAGGTGGAGCCCGAGGGCGAGCGGCGCATTGCCCTCTGGCCAGCCCATCCCGAAAGCTTCAG GGATGTTCTGCACGAGTTCACGAAGAAATGTGGGGCAGTGAAGGACAATCTGCTCCGAGCAATGGCGAAGCTGCTGGAGCTTGACGACAACGACTACTTCGTGGACCAGCTTGTGGAGAAGCCTTTCACTAACGCTCGATGCAGTTACTACCCGGTGTGTCCGAGGCCGGAGCTCGTGTTCGGCCTCACGCCCCACTCTGATGGAACCGTTGTTGCTGTCCTCATGGTTGATGACAGCGTTGGTGGCCTGCAAGTTCTCAGAGATGGGGTCTGGTGGGATGTACCGATGGTACCTCACACACTACTGATGATTATGGGAGATCAAATGGAG ATAATGAGCAATGGGATCTTTAAGAGCCCTGTGCATAGGGTCATGACAAACGCAAAGAAAGAGAGGATATCGGTGGTTCTAGACTACTCTATTGATCCTGAGAAAGAAATCGAGCCATCGGCTCAACTGGTCAATGAGAAGAGACCAGCCTTATACAGAAAAGTGAAGGTCAAGGACTACATTGTGGCACATTACACTCATTTTTCTCAAGGGAAAGAAGTCGTTCTGGGAAAACTGAAGATATAA
- the LOC123148892 gene encoding 7-deoxyloganetin glucosyltransferase yields MATGERPHAVMIPYPAQGHITPMMKLAKLLHARGFHVTFVNNEFNHRRLLRSQSADALRGLPAFQFAAIADGLPPSDREATQDIAELCYSTMTTCLPRFKELIVKLNEEVETSGGALPPVTCVVADSTMSFALAAARELGLRCATLWTASACGFMSYCHYKDLLDRGLFPLKEEAQLSNGYLDTIIDWIPSMPKDLRLRDLPSFVRTTDPDDIMFNFFVHETAAMSQASGVVINTWDELDAPLLDAMSKLLPPVYTVGPLHLTVRNNVSKESPLADIGSNLWKEQDAPLRWLDGQPPHSVLYVNFGSITVMSKEHLLEFAWGLANTGYAFLWNVRPDLVKGDDEAALPPKFFAATEGRSMLSTWCPQEKVLKHEAVGLFLTHSGWNSSLEGICGGVPMVCWPFFAEQQTNCRYKCTEWGIGMEIGEDVRRTEVEAMIREAMAGAKGREMRRRVQELRDSALASTRCDGRSMRNVDRLIHEVLLA; encoded by the exons ATGGCGACGGGTGAGAGGCCGCACGCCGTGATGATTCCGTACCCGGCGCAGGGCCACATCACGCCGATGATGAAGCTGGCCAAGCTGCTCCACGCCAGGGGCTTCCACGTCACCTTCGTCAACAACGAGTTCAACCACCGCCGCCTGCTGCGCTCCCAGTCCGCCGACGCGCTACGTGGCCTGCCCGCGTTCCAGTTCGCCGCCATCGCCGACGGCCTTCCGCCGTCCGACCGTGAGGCCACGCAGGACATCGCTGAGTTGTGCTACTCTACAATGACCACCTGCCTCCCCAGGTTCAAGGAGCTCATCGTCAAGCTCAACGAGGAGGTCGAGACCTCCGGCGGCGCACTGCCGCCTGTCACCTGCGTGGTGGCCGATAGCACCATGAGCTTCGCTCTTGCCGCCGCGCGGGAACTCGGCCTCCGCTGCGCCACACTCTGGACCGCCAGCGCCTGTGGTTTCATGAGCTACTGCCACTATAAGGATCTACTCGATCGTGGGCTCTTCCCTCTCAAAG AAGAGGCACAGTTGAGCAACGGATACTTGGACACGATCATAGACTGGATACCGTCGATGCCTAAAGACCTGCGGCTGCGTGACCTCCCTAGCTTCGTGCGCACCACGGACCCCGATGACATCATGTTCAACTTCTTCGTCCACGAGACGGCCGCCATGTCGCAGGCGTCGGGGGTGGTGATCAACACCTGGGACGAGCTCGACGCGCCCCTGCTCGATGCCATGTCCAAGCTCCTGCCGCCCGTCTACACGGTGGGGCCACTCCATCTCACGGTCCGCAACAATGTCTCGAAGGAGAGCCCCCTCGCCGACATCGGGTCCAACTTGTGGAAGGAGCAGGACGCGCCCCTTCGGTGGCTCGACGGCCAACCGCCGCACTCCGTGTTGTATGTAAATTTTGGGAGCATCACGGTGATGTCCAAGGAGCATTTGTTGGAGTTCGCATGGGGGTTAGCCAACACCGGCTACGCCTTCCTGTGGAACGTTCGGCCTGACCTCGTCAAGGGCGACGACGAGGCCGCACTACCGCCAAAGTTTTTCGCGGCGACCGAGGGGCGGAGCATGCTCTCGACATGGTGCCCGCAGGAGAAGGTGCTGAAGCACGAGGCCGTAGGGCTTTTCCTCACGCACTCTGGGTGGAACTCGTCGCTGGAGGGCATATGCGGCGGCGTTCCGATGGTGTGTTGGCCCTTCTTTGCGGAGCAGCAGACCAACTGCCGCTACAAGTGCACGGAGTGGGGCATCGGGATGGAGATTGGGGAAGACGTGAGGAGGACCGAGGTGGAGGCCATGATACGGGAGGCCATGGCGGGGGCGAAGGGGCGAGAGATGCGACGGCGTGTGCAAGAGCTCCGGGATAGCGCCCTGGCCTCCACACGGTGTGACGGAAGGTCCATGCGCAATGTTGATAGGCTCATCCATGAGGTGCTGCTCGCTTGA